GGGTAAATGGGCAGCTAAGGTCATCAGGTAAGGAGAGCAGGAAGTGGTCTCGTTAATAAAGCTGTAGATGGATATAAGAGctatttgagtttattttattcttattttttccaaatttgTTCTTCCATTTGGTAAACTGTTGATCACCCTTGGGGATAATTTTTCTGCTCTTTAGTATTTTTCAGTCATATGATATCACTAACTCgctatatctatctatcaaaaCCTCCATACTGAAATATAGTTAAGTACTTCATCTTTTACACCATTTTTGCAAGAAGGTTTTGAAAAgagcttgttttattttctgcttgtaTTGATActcattgtctttttttccacccaTTTTAGTGATGGCAGAGAGTGGGTGCAGCAAAAAATGGGTCATGGTGCCAGTGACTCAGCTGCTGATCAGATTGCAAATGAGTGGGGACGGAATGGAGGAGATCCCAACGTTTACAGGCCCAAGGGACTTCCTTCAAGATATTAGTCCTAAAGTCATtcactaataaaaacaaagaacaagaatGACAACACAGCCTGAAGGAGgttaagtgtgtttttccaaTATAATCATGCTTTTGTGAGGAAATATATGCACCATTATATTGCAATGTTTAAGTTGTTGGGAAATTAAACACAAGTGAACACTCTTCCTGTGTTGTGAGATTGTCGTTAGTATATCTGCCCAAGGAGTTTAGGCAGTAGGCgcaataaatatttgaaatgttgtgatatacaagacaagacaagagaaTGTCATAGACGAGTACAGAAAGGCAGAAACACTTTGAGCAAAATTGTGGGCATCTTATTGCTGGCTACAGTTAATGTGTGTTATCCCAAAGTGTGTCAAAAGCTGAGGAGAGTGTGCCACTCCTCAGTCATATCTGTGCAATGCTGACTCTTGCTTGCAAGCAATAAACACTCACTGAGAAGCTGAATATGTTGTCATCTGGTATTTGTGTGACAACTCTCATCTGCAGTTTCCATGACATTACCATGAACTCTGATCTCCTGTCTCAAACCGTTTCAGTCACAGCCCAAACTTGCAAGAAGACAATTAGAAGAAGCAGAAGCATGAGAGATCTCCCTGGAGGGAattaagaataaaatataatgactCCAATGTATATTGTCCACAATATTGCAGTCACAGTCATTGGACATaatgcagcagtgacagcatGGTTTGACAAAGaacagtgacaaaacaacaacaacatctctGACTGTGCTTTTGGTACTACATTCAGCTGTAATGTTTATAAATAGCCACATGGTGGCGCTGCTGGTGGCATTGCAGTTTATACCAAGTGTATATTTAGCTCATGCAATTAGGTGAGGGGTTTCCTAAATAAAGGTAAATTGTTAATGAAGGCCTGTGATGCTGTTAATGCCTCATTATATTATTACACATTATTCCACTTACTTCTGGCAATTTACATTATTCTGTACCATTATGGCTGGACAGTGTGTTCCTTTTTACACATCCTTGATGTAGGTCATAAATTCTGATTAATTAAATGCTTTCCCCCACAAATTTTGGTTTCCAAAGTATTAGTgcttattgttgtttttctacaCATTCTGTTAGGCTCCTCTTTTTTGGATGCATCTGCACCAGCCCATCTTTCAGGTGATATTCAGGTCCATCAGCCCCGGCTTACCACTGCTAATAACTGCAGTCAGCTAAACTACTTTCCCTCTGAAtcaaaaagaaactaaaactaaagGTTGTTTCAATCCCTGTCTTTGTTTATATGTGCAGTTGCACAACTAGGGAGTATCCTCGGTGTGCTTTGCTGACATTTCAGTCGTGACAGCTCCCAAAAACAGACTGGAAATTCCACTGTTTCCTGCACAGCAGAGGGCTGAAGACATCTGTGAGGGAGTGGACGTGAAAGAGGACAGACacactcttttcatttgtgcaGGAAAGACTGGCAAGATGCAAGAAGCAAATTTTTGTCCCAAAACTTAAGTACAAGCCAAGCAAGTTTAATTCCATCTCAGTTCTCAGAATTTCAGCCATAGCAGGCTTTTAGTGGAGTGAAGACTCCCGGCTCAGGGAGTCACACCACAGAGGTGTGAAATTCTTCCCTGGCCACATTGGTGTTTTTCATTGCCCTCAAACTGCTGGTTTTAAATGTAACACTATAAAAATGTGTCTATTATTTACTAAAATTGTGTTTGGTGACAAAGTGCAGCAGTAAATTGCATTTCTTTAGCACTGATTTTGCCTGTCACCTGGCTTTGGGATCCCCCAAGAGGAGCTGGAAAACCCGGGATAAGCAGATGAGGATGGATGGACGATTTTGCCTCGTTACAAAGAAGACATACTGACTTGTCCTCATTAAgcacagacatgtttttgttctccCATCCAAGACCTTTGCTCTGCATCAACTTTTCTTTTCGTGGACATTTTCTGCTATTGAAGTCACTAACTGCAACCACTTGGCCTGAGTGCAAGTGCAGGAAACTGCTAAATGATACTGACAGGCTATGGATGGTATACTGACATCTGGTTAGCTGCCTTCACTTTGTGGATAACAAAATTAGGATGAATTACATTCTTTGCAAGCGAGGTGCTGGAGTGGATTTGGCCCAATAATTTGATAGCAATAAACCCCTATGAGACCGGAAAATAGTTCAGAGAGTTTAgtaacatgaagaaaaacaatagtTGCACATTTGCTCTATAACAAAACTGATTTGACATTGAATTCACAAAGAAATATGTTGTCCCCCTATTTTCAAATATTAAGCACAATGCTGGTGTCAAATACAAGAAATTAGGAGCGTTTGATTCTGTTCTGTCTCGTGAATAAGGGAAAATGTACACGATAACGTGAGACATTGCGTATTTCCATGATagcataaacacattcacagacgACTTATTCTTTCATGATCCAGGGCTTTCTCttcaaaatatgtttaatgaataaatttTGTTCTTGTTAGTAGTTTATAAGGTGTTACCGCTGACTGTTTTTGCTTCTCcacacactctcctcctctgatgtatagctgctgctgtgatatTCATCTCCATCAGCATCTGTTTACTACTGTCACTTACTGTCGTGGAGTCGTAGCAAAGCACACACTGTCagtacaaggaaaaaaaaaaactaaaactgaacttCCTCTTGTCCTTCCTTTCGGTTGTGAGTGCAGTTTCGCAACTAAGGAGTATCCTTGGCgtgttttgctgacatttcATTCTCCTAATAGGTCCAAACAATGGACTGGAATTTTCCTCATTTAGACATCATACAAACCAGTTTGTCTCAGGCCTGAATATAAGGAGGTTCAGAAGAGGGAAGTCCTCACTGAGAAGTTGCGATTCTATTGAGACTCAAAACTTGGGAACAGCAAAGTAAGTCTGACTTTTAATTTGCTAATAGGACCTGAATTGTAAATGCAGAGTTATGTTTGTATAATTATGTGTTTTTACCAATGAACTGCAAATgctttttgttctccttttAGACATCTGTAACCATGAAGTTGCTTCTGGCCGGAATTGTTCTGTTTCTAGTCGTGGAAGCTAATGCCCAGTGGTATAAGTTTCCTGCTCAAGCTGCTCGAGGTTAGAAACATGACcttttccacaaaaaaatattatgtgtAATTGCATGTCATGCATCCAGCATTATGTGTTTCACAGGACAACTGCTTTAAACAAGTCATTGTTCTGTATATACCAgaattttctcattaatttctTTACACAATGTCTGTTGTCCTCCTGATCAGGAAGTCGTGATATGTTGCGAGCATACAGGGACATGAGGAAGGCCAACTGGAAAAACTCAGACAAATACTTTCATGCCAGAGGAAACTATGATGCTGCCCGGAGGGGACCTGGGGGTAAATGGGCAGCTAAGGTCATCAGGTAAGGAGAGCAGGAAGTGGTCTCGTTAATAAAGCTGTAGATGGATATAAGAGctatttgagtttattttattcttatttttccAAATTTGTTCTTCCATTTGGTAAACTGTTGATCACCCTTGGGGATaatttttctgctctttggtatttttcattcatatgATATCACTACCTtgctctatctatctatcaaaaCCTCCATAGTGCAATATGGTTAAGTACTTCATCTTTTACACCATTTTTGCAAGAAGGTTTTGAaaagagtttgttttgctttttgcttgtATTGATActcattgtctttttttccacccaTTTTAGTGATGGCAGAGAGTGGGTGCAGCAAAAAATGGGTCATGGTGCCAGTGACTCAGCTGCTGATCAGATTGCAAATCGGTGGGGACGGAATGGAGGAAATCCCAACGTTTTCAGGCCCAAGGGACTTCCTTCAAGATATTAGTCCTAAAGTCATTCACTAATAAAAGCAAAGAACAAGAATGACAACACAGCCTGAAGGAGgttaagtgtgtttttccaaTATAATCATGCTTTTGCTAGGAAATATATGCACCATTATATTGCAATGTTTAAGTTGTTGGGAAATTAAATACAAGTGAAGTCACTGTAAAAGCATTAAGCCCAGAGGGGGTCTGAAACCTCTTCCTGTGTTGTGAGATTGTCGTTAGTATATCTGCACAAGGAGTTTAGGCAGTAGGCGcaataaatgtttgaaatgttgtgATATATGAAGGATAAGAACAATGTGTCCTAAGACAAGAAAATGTCATAGACAAGTACAGAAAGGCAGAAACACTTTGAGCAAAATTGTGGGCATCTTATTGCTGGCTACAGTTAATGTGTGTTATCCCAAAGTGTGTCAAAAGCTGAGGAGAGTGTGCCACTCCTCAGTCACATCTGTGCAATGCTGACTCTTGCTTGCAAGCAATAAACACTCACTGAAAAGCTGAATATGTTGTCATCTGGTATTTGTGTAACAACTCTCATCTGCAGTTTCCATGACATTACCATGAACTCTGATCTCCTGTCTCAAACCGTTTCAGTCACAGCCCAAACTTGCAAGAAGACAATTAGAAGAAGCAGAAGCATGAGAGATCTCCCTGGAGGGAattaagaataaaatataatgactCCAATGTATGGTGTCCACAATATTGCACCTCCTGGACAAAACAGTCATTGGACATAATGCAGCAGTGACAACATGGTTTGACAAAGaacagtgacaaaacaacaacaacatctctGATTGTGCTTTTGGTACTACACTCAACTGTAATGTTTATAAATAGCCACACGGTGGCGCTGTTTGTTTAGATTACAATACATGTTTAGTTTCTACGACAATCAAAGCAAAACTGTCTCCTCAGAGAAGAAGGCTCATACATATTTAGACAAGTAAGAAATAATGTCATTTGGGAAAGGTTTACTATGTAGGATTTTCCTTATGAAAACGTATTATTCGCACTCAAATCGTCTCTCATTTATGACTCAACAGAAGTCGGTGATAGTATCAGTCATCcacactctctcttctctttgcatgtactttattttcatagtaatattttaaaagaaagctaaaaaaaaaaaaaaacttcaccaTTTAACCGAGTGAGCGCTGAAAAACCACTTttgggtttgtgtttttaagctttATCATGTAGTTACATCTTAGACGCAGGGCTTCTATGTTATGTCAGTAGGCGTTAGCTGCCTAACTTAACGTTGGCTAACTTAACGTTGGCTAACACTCAATAGCATTTGTATGGTTATA
The Scatophagus argus isolate fScaArg1 chromosome 1, fScaArg1.pri, whole genome shotgun sequence DNA segment above includes these coding regions:
- the LOC124058980 gene encoding amyloid protein A-like, translating into MKLLLAGIVLFLVVEANAQWYKFPAQAARGSRDMLRAYRDMRKANWKNSDKYFHARGNYDAARRGPGGKWAAKVISDGREWVQQKMGHGASDSAADQIANRWGRNGGNPNVFRPKGLPSRY